A window from Nycticebus coucang isolate mNycCou1 chromosome X, mNycCou1.pri, whole genome shotgun sequence encodes these proteins:
- the FOXP3 gene encoding forkhead box protein P3 isoform X1: MSLPSDKDPMPNSRPVKPLAPSLALSPSPGASPSWRAMPKPSDMLRARSPGGTFQGPDLRGQAHTSSCLNPMPPSQLQLPTVPLVMVAPSGARLGPLPHLQALLQDRPHFMHQLSAVDAHTRTPVLQVHPLDGPAMISLPPPPATTGVFSLKAQPGLPPGINVTSLEWVSKEPALLCTFPSPSAPRKDRSVDKVGKDPHPAIAFPDTFCPPSTLLAAPQSSYPLLANGVCKWPGCEKVFKEPEDFLKHCQADHLLDEKGRAQCLLQREVVQSLEQKLVLEKEKLGAMQAHLAGKMALTKAPSVTSSDKGSCCLVAAGTQGSVIPTWPGPREASDSLFAVRRHLWGSHGNSTFPDFFHNMDYFKFHNMRPPFTYATLIRWAILEAPEKQRTLNEIYRWFTRMFAYFRNHPATWKNAIRHNLSLHKCFVRVESEKGAVWTVDEFEFRKKRSQRPSRCSNPTPGP, encoded by the exons ATGAG CCTGCCCTCAGACAAGGACCCAATGCCCAACTCCAGGCCAGTCAAGCCTCTGGCCCCTTCCTTGGCCCTCAGCCCATCACCAGGAGCCTCACCCAGCTGGAGAGCTATGCCCAAGCCCTCAGACATGCTGAGGGCCAGGAGCCCAGGGGGAACCTTCCAGGGCCCAGACCTCCGAGGCCAGGCCCATACCTCCTCCTGCTTGAACCCCATGCCACCATCACAGCTGCAG CTGCCCACAGTGCCCCTAGTCATGGTGGCACCCTCTGGGGCACGACTAGGCCCCCTGCCCCACTTGCAGGCACTCCTCCAGGACCGACCACACTTTATGCACCAG CTCTCAGCAGTGGATGCCCACACCCGGACCCCTGTGCTGCAGGTGCACCCTCTGGATGGCCCAGCCATGATCAGCCTCCCACCACCCCCCGCCACCACTGGGGTCTTCTCCCTCAAGGCCCAACCTGGCCTACCACCTG GGATCAATGTCACCAGCCTGGAGTGGGTATCCAAGGAACCAGCACTGCTCTGCACCTTCCCAAGCCCTAGTGCACCCAGAAAGGACAGGTCAGTGGATAAGGTTGGGAAGGATCCTCACCCTGCTATTGCCTTCCCTGACACCTTCTGTCCCCCCAGCACCCTTTTGGCCGCACCCCAGAGCTCCTACCCACTGCTGGCAAATGGCGTCTGCAAGTGGCCTGGATGTGAAAAGGTCTTTAAAGAGCCGGAGGACTTCCTCAA GCACTGCCAGGCGGACCATCTCCTGGATGAGAAGGGCAGGGCACAGTGTCTCCTCCAGAGAGAGGTGGTACAATCACTGGAGCAGAAG CTGGTTCTGGAGAAAGAGAAGCTGGGTGCTATGCAGGCCCACCTGGCCGGGAAAATGGCACTGACCAAGGCACCATCTGTG acATCATCTGACAAGGGCTCCTGCTGTCTTGTAGCTGCTGGCACCCAGGGCAGCGTCATCCCAACCTGGCCTGGCCCCCGGGAGGCCTCCGACAGCCTGTTCGCTGTACGCAGGCATCTGTGGGGCAGCCATGGAAACAGCACATTCCCAG ACTTCTTCCACAACATGGACTATTTCAAGTTCCACAACATGCGGCCCCCTTTCACCTATGCCACCCTCATCCGCTGG GCCATCCTGGAGGCTCCTGAGAAGCAGCGGACACTCAATGAGATCTACCGCTGGTTCACACGCATGTTTGCCTACTTCAGAAACCACCCTGCCACCTGGAAG AATGCCATCCGCCACAACCTGAGCCTGCACAAGTGCTTTGTGCGGGTGGAGAGCGAGAAGGGGGCTGTGTGGACCGTGGATGAGTTTGAGTTCCGAAAGAAAAGGAGCCAGAGGCCCAGCAGGTGTTCCAACCCTACACCCGGTCCCTGA
- the FOXP3 gene encoding forkhead box protein P3 isoform X2, with amino-acid sequence MSLPSDKDPMPNSRPVKPLAPSLALSPSPGASPSWRAMPKPSDMLRARSPGGTFQGPDLRGQAHTSSCLNPMPPSQLQLPTVPLVMVAPSGARLGPLPHLQALLQDRPHFMHQLSAVDAHTRTPVLQVHPLDGPAMISLPPPPATTGVFSLKAQPGLPPGINVTSLEWVSKEPALLCTFPSPSAPRKDSTLLAAPQSSYPLLANGVCKWPGCEKVFKEPEDFLKHCQADHLLDEKGRAQCLLQREVVQSLEQKLVLEKEKLGAMQAHLAGKMALTKAPSVTSSDKGSCCLVAAGTQGSVIPTWPGPREASDSLFAVRRHLWGSHGNSTFPDFFHNMDYFKFHNMRPPFTYATLIRWAILEAPEKQRTLNEIYRWFTRMFAYFRNHPATWKNAIRHNLSLHKCFVRVESEKGAVWTVDEFEFRKKRSQRPSRCSNPTPGP; translated from the exons ATGAG CCTGCCCTCAGACAAGGACCCAATGCCCAACTCCAGGCCAGTCAAGCCTCTGGCCCCTTCCTTGGCCCTCAGCCCATCACCAGGAGCCTCACCCAGCTGGAGAGCTATGCCCAAGCCCTCAGACATGCTGAGGGCCAGGAGCCCAGGGGGAACCTTCCAGGGCCCAGACCTCCGAGGCCAGGCCCATACCTCCTCCTGCTTGAACCCCATGCCACCATCACAGCTGCAG CTGCCCACAGTGCCCCTAGTCATGGTGGCACCCTCTGGGGCACGACTAGGCCCCCTGCCCCACTTGCAGGCACTCCTCCAGGACCGACCACACTTTATGCACCAG CTCTCAGCAGTGGATGCCCACACCCGGACCCCTGTGCTGCAGGTGCACCCTCTGGATGGCCCAGCCATGATCAGCCTCCCACCACCCCCCGCCACCACTGGGGTCTTCTCCCTCAAGGCCCAACCTGGCCTACCACCTG GGATCAATGTCACCAGCCTGGAGTGGGTATCCAAGGAACCAGCACTGCTCTGCACCTTCCCAAGCCCTAGTGCACCCAGAAAGGACAG CACCCTTTTGGCCGCACCCCAGAGCTCCTACCCACTGCTGGCAAATGGCGTCTGCAAGTGGCCTGGATGTGAAAAGGTCTTTAAAGAGCCGGAGGACTTCCTCAA GCACTGCCAGGCGGACCATCTCCTGGATGAGAAGGGCAGGGCACAGTGTCTCCTCCAGAGAGAGGTGGTACAATCACTGGAGCAGAAG CTGGTTCTGGAGAAAGAGAAGCTGGGTGCTATGCAGGCCCACCTGGCCGGGAAAATGGCACTGACCAAGGCACCATCTGTG acATCATCTGACAAGGGCTCCTGCTGTCTTGTAGCTGCTGGCACCCAGGGCAGCGTCATCCCAACCTGGCCTGGCCCCCGGGAGGCCTCCGACAGCCTGTTCGCTGTACGCAGGCATCTGTGGGGCAGCCATGGAAACAGCACATTCCCAG ACTTCTTCCACAACATGGACTATTTCAAGTTCCACAACATGCGGCCCCCTTTCACCTATGCCACCCTCATCCGCTGG GCCATCCTGGAGGCTCCTGAGAAGCAGCGGACACTCAATGAGATCTACCGCTGGTTCACACGCATGTTTGCCTACTTCAGAAACCACCCTGCCACCTGGAAG AATGCCATCCGCCACAACCTGAGCCTGCACAAGTGCTTTGTGCGGGTGGAGAGCGAGAAGGGGGCTGTGTGGACCGTGGATGAGTTTGAGTTCCGAAAGAAAAGGAGCCAGAGGCCCAGCAGGTGTTCCAACCCTACACCCGGTCCCTGA
- the FOXP3 gene encoding forkhead box protein P3 isoform X3, with the protein MPNSRPVKPLAPSLALSPSPGASPSWRAMPKPSDMLRARSPGGTFQGPDLRGQAHTSSCLNPMPPSQLQLPTVPLVMVAPSGARLGPLPHLQALLQDRPHFMHQLSAVDAHTRTPVLQVHPLDGPAMISLPPPPATTGVFSLKAQPGLPPGINVTSLEWVSKEPALLCTFPSPSAPRKDSTLLAAPQSSYPLLANGVCKWPGCEKVFKEPEDFLKHCQADHLLDEKGRAQCLLQREVVQSLEQKLVLEKEKLGAMQAHLAGKMALTKAPSVTSSDKGSCCLVAAGTQGSVIPTWPGPREASDSLFAVRRHLWGSHGNSTFPDFFHNMDYFKFHNMRPPFTYATLIRWAILEAPEKQRTLNEIYRWFTRMFAYFRNHPATWKNAIRHNLSLHKCFVRVESEKGAVWTVDEFEFRKKRSQRPSRCSNPTPGP; encoded by the exons ATGCCCAACTCCAGGCCAGTCAAGCCTCTGGCCCCTTCCTTGGCCCTCAGCCCATCACCAGGAGCCTCACCCAGCTGGAGAGCTATGCCCAAGCCCTCAGACATGCTGAGGGCCAGGAGCCCAGGGGGAACCTTCCAGGGCCCAGACCTCCGAGGCCAGGCCCATACCTCCTCCTGCTTGAACCCCATGCCACCATCACAGCTGCAG CTGCCCACAGTGCCCCTAGTCATGGTGGCACCCTCTGGGGCACGACTAGGCCCCCTGCCCCACTTGCAGGCACTCCTCCAGGACCGACCACACTTTATGCACCAG CTCTCAGCAGTGGATGCCCACACCCGGACCCCTGTGCTGCAGGTGCACCCTCTGGATGGCCCAGCCATGATCAGCCTCCCACCACCCCCCGCCACCACTGGGGTCTTCTCCCTCAAGGCCCAACCTGGCCTACCACCTG GGATCAATGTCACCAGCCTGGAGTGGGTATCCAAGGAACCAGCACTGCTCTGCACCTTCCCAAGCCCTAGTGCACCCAGAAAGGACAG CACCCTTTTGGCCGCACCCCAGAGCTCCTACCCACTGCTGGCAAATGGCGTCTGCAAGTGGCCTGGATGTGAAAAGGTCTTTAAAGAGCCGGAGGACTTCCTCAA GCACTGCCAGGCGGACCATCTCCTGGATGAGAAGGGCAGGGCACAGTGTCTCCTCCAGAGAGAGGTGGTACAATCACTGGAGCAGAAG CTGGTTCTGGAGAAAGAGAAGCTGGGTGCTATGCAGGCCCACCTGGCCGGGAAAATGGCACTGACCAAGGCACCATCTGTG acATCATCTGACAAGGGCTCCTGCTGTCTTGTAGCTGCTGGCACCCAGGGCAGCGTCATCCCAACCTGGCCTGGCCCCCGGGAGGCCTCCGACAGCCTGTTCGCTGTACGCAGGCATCTGTGGGGCAGCCATGGAAACAGCACATTCCCAG ACTTCTTCCACAACATGGACTATTTCAAGTTCCACAACATGCGGCCCCCTTTCACCTATGCCACCCTCATCCGCTGG GCCATCCTGGAGGCTCCTGAGAAGCAGCGGACACTCAATGAGATCTACCGCTGGTTCACACGCATGTTTGCCTACTTCAGAAACCACCCTGCCACCTGGAAG AATGCCATCCGCCACAACCTGAGCCTGCACAAGTGCTTTGTGCGGGTGGAGAGCGAGAAGGGGGCTGTGTGGACCGTGGATGAGTTTGAGTTCCGAAAGAAAAGGAGCCAGAGGCCCAGCAGGTGTTCCAACCCTACACCCGGTCCCTGA